Genomic window (Mycolicibacterium smegmatis):
GCTCGGTGTTGCCGATCTTGGCGAGCTGGCGCTCGACCTCCTTGGCGGTGAGCACGAAGCCCGTGTCGACGTCGTCGACGGCCGCACCGAACACCACGCCGAGCACCTTGCCCGCCCGGTTGATCATCGGCCCACCCGAATTGCCTTGCCGCACCGTTCCTCTGACGGTGTAAACCTCGCGGGTCACGGTGGTGGTGCGGTAGATGTCGGGTCCGTTGAGCTCGATGATCTCGCGCACCCGCGCGGGCGTGGCCAGGAAGTCGCCACCGCCCGGGTAGCCCATCACCACGGCATCGGTGCCCTGCGGCGCCGGGTCCGCCGCGAACGCCAGCGGCGCCGACGGCAGGTTCGGCACGTCGAGGATCGAGATGTCGGCGTCGGGGTCGTACGAGACCACGTGCGCGTCGTAGGTCTCGCCGTCGACCTCCACGGTCACGCTGTCGGCACCGGCCACCACGTGCGCGTTGGACATCACGCGGCTGGGCGCGACCACGAATCCACTGCCCTCCAACACCTTCTGGCAGCTCGGCGCGACGCCGCGGATCTTGACCACACTGGGCCGCGTCGCGGCGACCACGGCGTCGTCGGCCAACGCCGCATCAGGCGCGTCGACGTTGACGATCGGGGTGCGGCCGAACGGCTCGAGCACATCGGGCAGGCCCGAGGTGTCCAGCAGCCCCGACAGCCGCGTCGGCACCTGGCGCAGCCACGTCGGCGCCACACGGTCCACCTCGGACAGCACCCGCGAACCCTTCACGGCGGCCGCGAGGTTCGGCTGGTCCGACGACGTCAGCAGGCTGCCCAGCAGCCACGCCGCGACCAGGACCGCGACGAGCATCAGGCTCACGCCGACGACCGAGTCGAACGCGCGGAACAGTCCGCTGCGGATGGTGCCGCGCACCGCGCGACCCAGCACCACACCCGCGATCTCGCCGACCACGACGAGCGCGAGGATGAGGAACAGCGTCACGAACAGTTTGGTGCGCGCGCCGTCCACGTGCGGGATCACGTGCGGGGCCAGCAGCACACCGGCCACCGCACCGAGCACGACGCCGATGAACGACATCAACGAGCCCAGCGCCCCCGAACGCCAACCCGAGATGGCGGCGACGAAGGCGATGGCGACGACGGCCAGATCAAGCCACAGCGAGGGTGTCATCAAATTCCAGTTCCACGATGGGCTTCACCGTAACTGCTCGCACGGCCGACTAGCGCCATTGCTTCCTCCAGTCCCCGCACGTCGTCGGTGTTCCACGGCTTGGCCCAGCCCGCGACATCGAGCATCGCCGAGATCACCTGACCCGTGAAACCCCACACCAACATCTCGTTGAGCAGGAACGCCGGACCCGCGAAACGGCTCGTGTTGCTCTCGCGGTACACCATCAGCCGGTTCTCCGGATTGATGAACGCGCGCACCGGCACCCGCGACACCGCCGCGGTCTCGGCCTCGTCGACCACGGTCACCGGGCCCGGATCCGGCGAGTACGCCAGCACCGGGACGACGTGGAAGCCCGACGGCGGGATGAACATCTTGTCCAGCGTGGCCAGCGGGTGCAGCCGGCTGGTGTCGACGCCGGTCTCCTCGGTGGCCTCGCGGAATGCCGTCGCGACCGGGCCGGTGTCCCCGGGATCGGTGGCGCCGCCCGGGAACGCGGCCTGCCCGGCGTGGTGACGCAGCGTCGAGGCGCGGACCGTCACCAGCAGGTCGGCGTCGTCGGGCAGCACCCCCGCCGGCGCGTCCGGCGGGCCGGAGAACAGCACCAGAACGGCCGCGTCGCGCCGCGAACCGGTTTCGGCGGCCTGATGATTGGCCTCGACGATGCTCGCGAGCACCTCGGGCGGGACCCGGCGGCGGTAGGCGTTCGGCACGTGCCCGACGTTGTCCAACAGCGGTCTGAGCCAGGGCGGGGCGGCGTCGGGAACCAGCCCCTCGGGCGTCGAACTCACCCTCGGTGCTCCTATCGGCTCGATCGGATCAACTCATCGACCGCCGCCGCGATCTCGTCGGCGTCGACGAACGAGCGGGGCAGGATCTCGGCAACGCTACCGTCCGGACGCAGCACAACGGTGGCAGGCATGACGTTGGGCACCTTGAGTGCCGCGGCGACCAGCCTGCGGCCGTCCTGCAACGTCGGCAGCCGCACGCCCAGTTCGGCGAGCCGCAGCAGCGCGGCCGTCTCGTTCTCATCCTGGTGCACCGTGAGCACCAGGACGTCGGGGTTGCGGCGCTGGTACTCGGCCATCGCGGGCAGTTCGTCGGCGCACGGGCCGCACCAGTACGCCCACAAATTCAGCACCACGGGCCGGCCGGCCAGCGCCGCGGCGACGTCGACCGGGTCTCCGTCGCCCGCGCATTCGAGGGTCATCCCGCGCAGCGCCTCGGGTCCCTGCCCGTTTCCCGGGCCGGGGCACGGCGGCAGATCGGCGCGGGCGCGGGGTTCGGCGAGCGCCTCGGGGGTGTCGGCGTCGCGGTGGTCGCGCGCCGTCGCGCTGGGAGCCTCGGCACCCGGGGCCGCGCCGTCGTCACGCAACTCCAGCCAGAATGCGGTGCCCAACGCCAGCAGAACCACCAGGACCGCGACGGTCCACCGGGTCGAGACGCTCATCGTGTGCCCACGGCTCACAAACCGGCCAGCGCCAGCAGATGCTCGGTCTCGGGGCCTTTGACCAGGGCGGCCGCGGTCGGCGGGTCGGTGGGGCCGATGCCGTACGACGGGCAGTCCTTGGCCAGCACGCACACGCCGCACGCGGGTTTACGGGCGTGGCACACGCGGCGGCCGTGGAAGATCACGCGGTGGCTCAGCAGGGTCCACTCGCTGCGTTCGATGAGCTCGGCCACCGCGAACTCGACCTTGACCGGATCCTCGTGGT
Coding sequences:
- the marP gene encoding acid resistance serine protease MarP; the encoded protein is MTPSLWLDLAVVAIAFVAAISGWRSGALGSLMSFIGVVLGAVAGVLLAPHVIPHVDGARTKLFVTLFLILALVVVGEIAGVVLGRAVRGTIRSGLFRAFDSVVGVSLMLVAVLVAAWLLGSLLTSSDQPNLAAAVKGSRVLSEVDRVAPTWLRQVPTRLSGLLDTSGLPDVLEPFGRTPIVNVDAPDAALADDAVVAATRPSVVKIRGVAPSCQKVLEGSGFVVAPSRVMSNAHVVAGADSVTVEVDGETYDAHVVSYDPDADISILDVPNLPSAPLAFAADPAPQGTDAVVMGYPGGGDFLATPARVREIIELNGPDIYRTTTVTREVYTVRGTVRQGNSGGPMINRAGKVLGVVFGAAVDDVDTGFVLTAKEVERQLAKIGNTERVATGTCINS
- a CDS encoding NUDIX hydrolase encodes the protein MSSTPEGLVPDAAPPWLRPLLDNVGHVPNAYRRRVPPEVLASIVEANHQAAETGSRRDAAVLVLFSGPPDAPAGVLPDDADLLVTVRASTLRHHAGQAAFPGGATDPGDTGPVATAFREATEETGVDTSRLHPLATLDKMFIPPSGFHVVPVLAYSPDPGPVTVVDEAETAAVSRVPVRAFINPENRLMVYRESNTSRFAGPAFLLNEMLVWGFTGQVISAMLDVAGWAKPWNTDDVRGLEEAMALVGRASSYGEAHRGTGI
- a CDS encoding TlpA family protein disulfide reductase; protein product: MSVSTRWTVAVLVVLLALGTAFWLELRDDGAAPGAEAPSATARDHRDADTPEALAEPRARADLPPCPGPGNGQGPEALRGMTLECAGDGDPVDVAAALAGRPVVLNLWAYWCGPCADELPAMAEYQRRNPDVLVLTVHQDENETAALLRLAELGVRLPTLQDGRRLVAAALKVPNVMPATVVLRPDGSVAEILPRSFVDADEIAAAVDELIRSSR